One segment of Polypterus senegalus isolate Bchr_013 chromosome 8, ASM1683550v1, whole genome shotgun sequence DNA contains the following:
- the LOC120533343 gene encoding histone H2A-like, with product MSGRGKTGGKARAKAKTRSSRAGLQFPVGRVHRLLRKGNYAERVGAGAPVYLAAVLEYLTAEILELAGNAARDNKKTRIIPRHLQLAVRNDEELNKLLGGVTIAQGGVLPNIQAVLLPKKTEKPVKSK from the coding sequence ATGTCTGGTAGAGGAAAGACTGGTGGTAAGGCCCGTGCTAAAGCCAAGACTCGCTCTTCACGGGCTGGATTGCAGTTCCCTGTAGGCCGTGTTCATCGGTTGCTGAGGAAAGGCAATTATGCTGAGCGTGTGGGTGCTGGTGCTCCCGTCTACTTGGCTGCTGTGCTAGAGTATCTGACTGCTGAAATTCTCGAGTTGGCCGGTAATGCCGCCCGTGACAACAAGAAGACTAGAATCATTCCTCGTCATCTGCAACTAGCGGTGCGTAACGATGAGGAGCTCAATAAGTTGCTGGGTGGCGTGACTATCGCTCAGGGTGGTGTGTTACCGAACATTCAGGCCGTACTTCTGCCCAAAAAGACCGAGAAACCTGTCAAGAGTAAATAA
- the LOC120533355 gene encoding histone H2B 5-like translates to MPEPKAAPAPKKGSKKAVSKSQAKGGKKRRKSRKESYSIYVYKVLKQVHPDTGISSKAMGIMNSFVNDIFERIAGEASRLAHYNKRSTISSREIQTAVRLLLPGELAKHAVSEGTKAVTKYTSSK, encoded by the coding sequence ATGCCTGAACCAAAAGCTGCTCCTGCGCCCAAAAAGGGTTCAAAGAAGGCCGTTTCTAAGAGTCAGGCAAAGGGTGGGAAGAAGCGCAGAAAGTCCAGGAAGGAAAGCTACTCCATCTACGTGTACAAGGTATTGAAGCAAGTACACCCCGATACTGGTATTTCTTCTAAGGCGATGGGTATCATGAACTCATTTGTGAACGACATCTTTGAGCGCATCGCCGGTGAGGCTTCTCGTTTAGCGCACTACAACAAACGCTCCACCATTTCTTCAAGGGAGATCCAGACCGCTGTGAGGCTGCTGCTGCCGGGTGAGCTTGCTAAGCATGCCGTGTCCGAGGGCACCAAGGCAGTCACCAAGTACACCAGCTCCAAATAA